In Pirellulales bacterium, the sequence CCCGACAAGCAAGCGTTTTTCACCTTTAGCGGAGCCAACCATGCACCTGCGATCTCGTTGCTCATTCCTAATCGTGGCCGCGGTTCTCGCCATCCCGACGGTTGCCAAGGCGGGATCGTCGGCGTGGCAGACGGATGTCAACAAGCTCTCCTCAAAGGACGCGACCGAGCGTGCACAAGCTGCTGACGATTTGGCCAAGTTGGCTAATTCTCACGACGCCGAGTCGATCGTCGCGGCTCTATTGGCCCCGCTAACGACCGGCGACGCGCCGACGCGCTACGAAACCGCCAGGCTGCTGGCCGAGTTCGAAAAACGTGCCGGCGCGGCCGTCCCAGCGCTCGTCGGTCTGCTGAAGAGCGACCAGGACGACCTAGTCCGCGCTGCCGCTGCGAGGTCGCTCGGTTATATCGCTGAACCGGCCGGCGACACGGTCGCCGCGCTGGCCGACGCGATCGTCGACAAGGACGCACGAGTGCGTCGCAGCGCCGTGAGGGCGCTGGTGCATCTCCATCCCGATCCGAAGATTAGCTGGCCGCTGTACGTGAAGGTGCTTGAGGACGCCGATCCCGGTTTGGCGGCAACAGCGATTGCAACCGCCGCAGAGTTGGGTGACAAGATCGTTCCGCGCGCGACCGCCGCGTTGGCGATCCCCAAGGCCCGATATTGGGCCCTGTTGCTATTGGAAGAAGTAGGCCCGGCAGCGAAGGGCGCGGTTCCCGAGATCGCCAAGTTGCTTTCCGACGAACAGGTCGAAGTGCGGATGCACGCCGCGTTGACGCTCGGCGCGATCGGCGCGGATGCAAGGGACGCCGTCCCCGGTCTGATCAAGGCCCTCGACGATAAAGAGCGGGCCGTGCGCTTCACGGCTGCTTATGCCCTCGGCAAGATCGGCGCGAAGGAGGCAACCGCGGCGCTGGAAAAGCAGATGTCGGGCGATGGGCCGCAGTTCCTCAAAGCCGTTTGCGCTTGGGCGCTCGTCGAGTCCAACCCGGACGATCAGCAACTAGCCGACACGGCCATCAAGCTGCTCGGTGATTCGCTGGCGAGCAAAGAGCTGCGCGTTCGCCGCGGCGCGTCGAGAACGCTCGGCGAATTCAAGGCCGCTCCGGAGAAAGCGGCTCCCTTGTTAATCGCAGCGATGGCCGATCCCGATCCGCAAGTGGTGGAAAACGTGTCGCAGGCGCTGGCCAAGTACGGCGCCAGGCACGTGCCGGAGATTGCCGCGGCGCTGGCCGACAAGGACCGTCGGGAGTGCGCCGTGCAGACGTTGGGGCGAATCGGCCCGGAAGCCAAGGCCGCCGTGCCCCAGTTGACTGCCGCGGCAAACGATTCAGTCGCCGGCTTTCGCCGCGAGGCCCTCTTCGCCTTGGCTAGGATCGGCCCGGCCGCGGCCGCCTCTCTCCCCACCGTCGAAACGCGGTTGAACGACGAAACGCCCGAGGTCCAATACGCCGCGATCTACGCGCTCGGGAAGATCGGGCCGGCCGATAAGAGCGCCCTCCCGATGTTGCGGAAGAATCTTGCCGGCGACGATCCGTTTCTCAAAATGGCCAGCGTGTGGGCCTTGCTGAAGATCGAAGGCAACGACGCCACTCTGGTGAAGACCGCGTTGCCCATCCTGACCGGCTTGCTCAAGGACGAGCACGAGTTGCGCCGCATCGAGGCCGCCCATTCTCTCGGCGAGATCGGCCCCGCGGCCTCTCCGGCCCTGCCGCTGCTCAAGGAACTGGCCGAATCCGACACCGCGGCAGTCCGCAAAGCGGCCGCCGAGGCGGTCAATAAGATCAGCGGCGCGGCGAAATAGCGCGATTGCGCTCCGCCCGAATCGTTCAACCCGGAGCCGTCGGCGATGGCAAAGGCGCGGACGTTCAAACCGTCGCCGATGGCTCCGGGTTAAATGATCGCCGGCAAATCTCTCCCTCCAGATTTTTTTGCAAGTCGCTTGACTTGCTTGCGGACATTCGCTACTATAAAACCAAATCTGGATAACCAAACCAAATGACACTCGCTGGACCGATCCTGTTTTTCAAGAGGAGGCACAAACGATGGCACGGCCGCCGGCTAAAGAATTGACTGAGCGCGAGCTGGAAGTGATGCACGTGTTCTGGAAGCTGGACGAAACGACCGCCGCGGAAGCACGCGACGAATTGGCTCGCGGCGGGCTGGATCGCGCTTACACGACCGTGGCAACGCTGATCCGGATTCTGCTCGACAAGGGCTTTCTCGCTCAGCTACCGGGCGACCGGCCGTTTCGCTATCGCCCCGCCCGATCGTACGAAGACGTCTCGAGGCGGCTGCTGGGCGACTTGGTCGACCGGGTCTTCTCCGGCTCGCGCGAGCAATTGCTGCTGCGGCTTTTGGAACAAAAGAAACTCACTGCCAAGGAGCGCGCCGCGCTCGAGACCGTTCTGAAGGAGAACCAACGATGAACGCGCTGGGAACCGGTTTGGTATGGTGCGGCGTGCAGGTTTCGTTGCTGGTATTGGCCGGGGGCGTGGTTTATGCCGTGATGCGGCGGCGCGGTCCGGCGGTTGGCTCGCTGGCCGCGCTCGCGCTGTTGGTGATTGCGATGGGCTTGCCGGTTCTCGCCCTCTCTCCTTGGCCGAGCTGGTGGCGGCTGAGCGGCGTTTCGACGACCGACGCCGCCGCCGACCGCTCGGCGGTCGCCGACGACAATCCGGTCGCCGCGTCCGGAACTGCATCGAAGGAGTCGAAGCCAAGTGACAGAGGAGGGGGTGTATCGCACAACTCCGCTGCCGCATCGCAATCCGCCGACGATGCCGCGACCTTCGCGCGCAACTTATGGACGGCGTTTTGGGACGGTCTGGGCAACAACGCTCGCGCGCATTCGAGCCCGGCATGGCGCTGGCCAAGCATGGCCGCCTGGATATTGCTGGCCGGCATGGCGCTCGGGCTGGCGCGTTTGGCGCTGGGGCTGTCGGCGGTCGGGCGGTGTCGCAAGCGTACTCGGCCCGTGACCGATGCGGCGCTCACGGCGATCTTGGACGAAACTCGCACGCGTCTCGGCTGCTCGCGCCGCATCGAGCTGCGCGAAGCGGACGAGATCGGCTCACCGGCGACGGTCGGCTGGCGAAGTCCGTTGATTCTGTTGCCGCCCGAGTGGCGCGACTGGACCGATGCCGAGCGGCGGGTCGTGCTGGCGCACGAAGTGGCCCACGTGAGTCGCGGCGATTTTGCTGGCTGGCTCGTCGCGCAGTTCAGCGTGGCGCTGCACTTTTACAATCCGCTAGTGCATTGGCTCGCCGGCCGATTGCGGATCGAGCAGGAATTGGCCGCCGATGCGGGCGGAGCGCTGGCGGCCGGGGGCAGCGGCACGTATCTGGCGACATTGGCCGGCATGGCGTTGCGTGAAGACGACCAAACCAAAAACCGGGCGGCCTGGGCGGCGCGGCCGTTCCTCCCGGCCCGCGGAACACTTTTAAGGAGAATCGAAATGCTTCGCGACAAGAGACAACCTCAACAGTTCACGTTTTCGGCGCCCAAACGAATCGCCTTGTGGTCGGTCCTGGCAGTGCTCGGCCTGTTCATCGCCGGTCTGCGCGGCCCCGGCGGCCCAGCCTTAGCGATCGCCGAAGCGGCGCCGCCCGGCACGGCGGACGCTCAATCGATCGACCTCGCTTACGTGCCCGCCGACGCGGAACTGGTCGTGGCAGTTCGACCGGGCGATCTGATGAAGTCCGATGCGGGCAAACTGATCGCGAAAGCGGCCAGCTCCGAACCGGTCCAGCTCGAGCAAGCCTTGGGAATGCCGCTTTCGGAATTGGATTACGTCAAATTCATCGCGACCGAGCCCCTTCCAGGTTCTGGAATGCCGCGAATCGTCGTTCGCGCCTTGAAGTCTCACGACTGGAACAAATATGCCGCCACGATCGTGCCCGATCCGGTCGCGGTCGAGTCGACAATAGCCGACTTGGCTGGAAAGAAGTTCTTCAAATCCGGAAAAGCGAAGGAACTGCATTCCTATGGCGCTGGTCCCAACCATAGCCAAACGCCGTGCTATTTCCTACCGGACGATCGGACCGTGATCTTCGCGCCCGAGTGGGACATGCCGCTCATCATCGCCGAGACGATCAAGCCCGAGCCGGCGCCCAAATGGGCCAAGACTTGGGAGCGAACGGCAACCGGGAATTTGGCGGTGATGCTCAATGTGGAAAAGCTGCGAAAGCAGATCGAACCTGATCTGAAGCAAGGATCGGGCGGCCCCGCCGCGGCAATCGTCGCCATGATCGGTCCGCTGTGGCAAGATTCCGAGCGTCTATTCGTCGGCACCGACATGAGCGACAAGAAGCTCGGCCTCTTGGCGCTGGCCGAATGTCCGTCGGAGGAAGCTGCCAGCCGAGTTGAAAAGACCAGCCAAGCTCTATTGACGATGGCGCTCAATGGATTGGACGCGGCCCGCAAGATTGAGCCGGGCGGTCCCGCGGACGCCGTCGCCATCAAGAACATTTTAGTGGGCGCCGCCGAGGAATTGTTGAAACAAGCGCAGGTGACGCACGAGGGGAGCACGGTCGTGCTCAAATCGGAAGGCACCGGGGCAACGCTATTGGCCGCGGCCAGTGTCGCGCTGCCGGCGATCCAGAAAGCGCGCGATGCCGCCGGCCGAGTGCAAAGCATGAACAACCTGAAGCAGCTCGCGTTGTCGATGTTTGTCTACATGGATCAGCATCAGACATTTCCGGCAAGTGCGATTTATTCCAAGGACGGCAAGCCGCTCTTGAGTTGGCGGGTGAGCGTTTTGCCATATATTGAACAGGATGCTCTCTACAAGCAATTCCACCTCGACGAGCCGTGGGACAGCCCGAACAACAAGCCGCTGATCGCCCAGATGCCCGTCGTGTTCAAGGATCCTAGCGACGAACGGCGCGAGGAGGGGACGACGCGCTATCTCGTGCCGGTGGGCAAAGGAACCATCTTCGACGGAGACAAGGGGACTAAGATCATCGACATCACGGACGGGACGTCGAACACGATCCTGATCGTCGAAGTCGCACCGGACAAGGGCGTCACCTGGACCAAGCCCGACGACATGCCATTCGACGCCGAGAAGCCACTCTCGGGCGTGGGAACCATTCCTCCCGCCGGCATCACGGCCACCTTCGCCGACGGCTCGGTGCGACAGCTTCGCCCGACGATCAAGCCCGACACGTTCCGCAAGCTGATCCTCCGCAGCGACGGCGAACCGATCGATCAGAGCGAGTTTTAGCCGCACGGCACTTTGCGGTCCCCTGCGTATGCTCCCTCTCCTTCTGGGAGAGGGCGGGGGTGAGGGGAGCCCGCGATGACCGTCGCCCCGCTTTTCCGCTCGTTCCCAGGCTCCTACCTGGGAACGAACGACTGTAGGGAACGGCCTCCGTGCCGTTCCGAACCCGCGCCGCTTCACGGAACGCCACGGATGGCGTCGCTCCACAAAAAGGGTTTTGGGTTAACCACACTCGTAGTAAACCCTAGGAGCAACGAGCTTTCATCCTCATCTACAGACGGTTCCGATGGTTCTCCTCGCGGAGAACTTCGCTGCGCCCTGGGCTGGGCTCCGCCGGCCCTGCAGGCCGATGCTCCGCGGCGAAAAAATCGCTTGACACGTTTCCCGCGAATCCGTATGCTTAGTCTACTAAGTGTAGTTGAATAAGCGTATCGCGAGGAAACCCATCATGGCCGAGCCCATCACACCGACGGAACGGGAACTCGACATTCTCAAAGTGCTCTGGGACCGCGGCGAATCCACGGTCCGCGAGGTCTACGAAGAGCTTCGCCCGCGGCTGGCCATCGCGCAGAACACCGTTCAGGCCTTTCTCCGCACGATGGAGGAGAAGGGGCTGGTCCGGCATCGGCTCGAAGGACGCACTTTCATCTACCACCCAGTCCCGCGACGGCAGCAAACCACGCAGCATCTCGCCGGGCAGCTTTTGCAAAGAGCGTTCGACGGGGCGATCGACCAGCTCGTGCAAAGCGTGCTGGCCCTGCGAAAGCCGACCGCCGACGAGCTGGCCCGGCTCGAAGAATTGATCGTCGATGCGAAGGCGGCCAAACGAAAACCGGTCGGAAAGAAGGAGTCATGAATCATGAACCACGTCGTTCATTTGCTGGCTCCCCACCTGCCGTTGGTGCTCGGAGCTACCACCTTGCTGATGGCCATCGGTTGCGCCTGCCTTAGCGTGGCCCGAACTCCAGCGCACCGCCAACGAATCGGTGAGCTGACGCTGGCCGGCGTGCTAGGTTGGCTAGCGCTGGCGGCGATTCCGCTGCCGAGATTGTTGCCGGATGGGTTAGCTTGGCTTGGATTGCAAGCTGCCACGACCGATGATAATACGGCGAAGCGCGCGACGACGCTTAGCCCGCCCATAACGTGGGCGGGCGGCACCTTGCCCGGCGAGGCAACTGGTGCGCAGAATTCATCTGCCGCGCCTCTGAATCGCCGGGTCGAATCGGATTTGGTCGCTGCACTAGGCTTGGGTGCCATGCCCACGCGGGCACCGGCGCCAGCAGGTCGGCGTGGGCATGAATCGCAACGAGGCATGGCCACTCAGGGCAGTGCCGATGGCACCCGTCAATCCAGCATCGACGCCGTCTTAGGGTCCAAAGGCGCGAAGGGATACGTTGGCGGTGCGGGCGTGCCGAACATTCTATCGCCCGACGCATCACGGTCAGTCGCGGTCGAGTCGAACGCCACGAACGGAAACGATCTCGCGCCGCTGCGCCCCGCTCCAGAACGAACTGTTTCGCGCAATCGCGCGCCGACGCGACCTTGGCTTGAAATCGCCACATGGATTTACCTGCTGGCGGCAGCCGCGGCTGTGTTCTGGCTGCTGCTGGGCTATGCACTCTTGGCCCGCGAGCGTTGGATGGCCGAGTCGCCGCCGGCATGGCTTTATCGGCTGTTTCAATCGGCCGCGTTGTGGTCGAAGGGCCGGTTGCCGAGGCTGGTGATCAGCCGCCGCTGCTCGCGGCCGCTGTCGTGGGGCATGTTGCGGCCAATGATCGCGCTACCCGAGCGGATTTGTCATCGCACCAACCGCGACCAGCTCCGCACGATCCTGCTGCACGAACTGGGACACGTCCGCCGCGGCGATGCTCGGGGCAACCTGCTTTTCGAAATCGCCTTTCCACTCTTCTACTTTCATCCGCTGTATTGGTGGCTCCGCCGCGAAGTGCGGATGGCGGCCGAATTGGTGGCCGACGACTGGGCTGCCCGTCAAACCGGCAAAGAAACCTACGTCGCGCAGCTCGTCGCACTGGCTCGGGGAACGAGTCCCGCGCGGCTCTCACTGCTAATTGGAACCAGTGCGTTTTCAAACCCGTCTCAGTTTTATAGGAGAATGCAAATGTTGCTCGCACGCGAAAAACCGTTGACAACGCGACCTTCATTCATCTGGCGGCTCGGCTCGTTGGCGGGATTAACCATCGCGGTAGCGCTGAGCGCGGCACTTGCCGGCGTCAATCCGGCGATCGGCCAGCAGCCCGACAAACGGGACCAGAGCGCGACGAAGCCGGAGCGAAGCATAGATCCATTGTCGGCGGCCAAGGATGAACCGCCGTCGGCTGCCCGAGATGTAGCTGCACGCGAAGCCCCGGCAATCGAGGCGGCCGCCCCCAAAGCCGAGCCCGCCGGCACCGATCACCCAACCGCGCCTGCGCCGGCCAAGCCGACGGTAGAGCAGAAACCGGACAAGCCGTTCCAAACCACTTCCGAACTCCCCAGACCAACGAAGATGGACTCGGCCTATGATGCGAAGCGATTGGTAAACGAAAGGGACGCGCTTGCGCAACAAATACGCGCGTTGCAGTCGCAATTGAAGGAACTTGAAAAGGCGTCGGGCGACGGCACTTTCGATCGGCGGCAAGCCAAGGAGGCGCTTCAACGAGACGGACAAAACAAGGCCGCCGAGAACAACAACCTTCCGGAGGCGGAGATTGAAGCGGTGATCTCGAAGGACCCGCAGATTCAGCAGGCCGTGGCCGAATTGGCCGCGCTCACGCGCGAACTGCACGAAGTCGAACGCTCCGTCGTTCACAAGACCGATCCGGCGGCCGTCCGGATTCGCGATCAGATTGCCGGCGTGCGTCAGAGTATCGATGAGATCAAGAATGCCGATCGCCAGCAAGCCACGGCGGCGTTTCAACGAGATCAAGCAAGAAGGGCCGCGTCTTTTGCAGACGGCGATTCAAAGAGCAAATTGCCAGAGACGCCATCCCCAGCCGGCGGCAAGACCGTGCGGCTCACGCGAGTCGATGAGAACGGCCGCGTTTACGAGGAATCATGGTCAACCGATCCCGATGGCAAACCCACGCGAATCATCAATAAATCCGAAGTGTCCGGCGAGAAGACGATCGCCGTCGCCAGGCCCGGCGTCGTCGCTCACAATGGTGTGATCAAAGAATTCGTGGACGGCAACGGCACGACTTGGCTTCATCTTTATGAGCTGCAACCCGATGGATCCGCCGGGCGACTGATCGAAGCGCATCAAATGGCAAAGAGCGATCGCGACGCTGAGCCGACTGAGCCCGCCGCTGTTCCGCCAAGCGCCGCCGCCAGTGGAGAAGCGCCGATGCCCTATCCGGGCCATCCGGCCAAGCGAGCGTGGGTAAGTCCACCAGCGAGCAGCGAAGTTCCTTCGCCCGCTCTCACCGAGGGAGGCGCGGCCAATCATGCGCCGCCGGCCACGTCGAATCGCTTCGCGAGATCCGGCACACCAGGCTATCAGTCGATGCCGACTTCGGCGGCCATCGGAGAATCCGCTGGACCAGTCGTCTCGACGCGTCCAATCGACCTTGTTGCCCTGGCGACAAGTTATGCGGACGCCGTTGGCGCGGAGGAAGTTGCGAAGGCAAAGGTCGACGAATCCGGAGGTTCACCTTCCACTCGTGCCGGGCTGAACAGCGCAATTCGCAAAGAGCAATTGTTGCGGCATATCGCCGAGGTCGCCGCCAAAGGCGCGAAGCAGGATTACGAACGCGGCGTCAAACTTCACGGTGCCGGCGCGATTTCGATTGAGGAATTTGCCGAAATGCAGTCACGCGTCGAAATACTTCAGCAGATTCTAAACACCGGCAGCGACTCCGGCGGCCTCGATAAGCCGTCCGGTGCGGGCGCCAAGCCGTAAGGGTCGCGAGCTTTCACCCTCGATCCAGCAGTCGACAATTGAAGCTTGAGTCCTGATATCACGGGTGCCATGGCCACTGCCCTGAGTGGCCATGCGCAGTCACTCTCCATGCCCACGCCGAACCGTGGGCATGGCACCCAACGTACGAAAACCGTGTTGAAGGTCCACTCGCGGCGGCGAGCGATTCATCTTGACCCGCGCTGCCGCGCCGCTGGATAATCCGCTAGCCGCCGGATTGGATGCGGCCATTAACGCCCGCTGGAAAAGGACTTCCTCGAATGCCGGCGCACTTAGAGCCTATCCGAGAACCGCCGGGGACTGTCGCCTTTTGTGCGGGTACCATCGCCGCGATGGTCGTCGGAACAAAAGGGGACTGTCCCCCTCTCCGCGAGCGGTTCTCGGATAGGCTCAGAAGATTGGATCGTTCGCCGCTGACGGCCACCGGATGGTTGCTTGCGGCTGCGTTGATCGCCTTCCGCTTGCTGCCGGGTCTTCTTCAACCGGGGATGTTCTTCGATGGTGTGACGCATGCCACGATCGCGCGGAACCTGGCGATCGGCGTCGGCGATCCTTGGCATCCCGTTTTTTCCACGGCCGACGGGGCCGGCTATCACGAGCAGCCGCCGCTGGGGTTTGTGCTCGAGTCGTTCTTCTTTCGCGCGTTCGGCGACCGCTTCTGGGTCGAGAAGCTGTATTCGGCTTTGACGGGCGTCGTCACGGCTGTGCTCATCGCGACGATTTGGCGGCGGTTGGTGGGCGAATCAGCCCTCACCCCAACCCTCTCCCAAAGGGAGAGAGAGATGAGAGACTGCGCCTGGCTGCCGGTCGCCTTGTGGGTGATTTTGCCGGGCTGGGGTTGGATGTATGAGAACAACTTGCTGGAAAACACGCTCGGCATGTTTGCCGCGTTCGCGGTCTATGCGCTACTAAGGGCGGCTGATTCGGGCCGCGCGGCGCCGGCTTGGCTTGCCGCCGGCGCCGCGGGCATTGCCGCGGCCGTGCTCAGCAAGGGCCCCGTCGGGCTCTTTCCGCTTGTTACGCCGCTCGTGGCCTATTGCACGCTGAAACGACGAACTCTTGCGCGAGCGGTGGCGGAAAACGCGGCGCTCGTCGCTCTCGTCGCTGCCGCTCTCTGGTTAATCTGCCTCCTGCCCGGCGCAGCGGACTACCTCGACAAATACCTTCACGAGCAACTCTTCGCCAGCCTCCGCGGCCAGCGCGAAGTTGTCGGCTCCGCTCTCGGCCGCTTCGACATCGTCTGGAAGATGCTCAAAGAATTGATTCTCCCCACTACGGTCGCCGGCGGGCTGATCTGGGGCGCCCGCCGCGGCGTTGTTCGATCCAGAGAGTCGATCCCGTCCGCTTCAACATCTGTTCATGGCGGCGAAGCCGCCTCGAATTCACTCCCTCTCCCTCTGGGAGAGGGCCGGGGTGAGGGCGCCACCGCCAATCGCTCTGCCCTCGCCTTCTGCCTGCTCACCGCCGCGAGCGCCTCATTTCCGATCGTCGCCAGCCCCAAACAATCCGGCCATTACGCTTTTCCTTCGTATGCTTTTTATGCGCTCGCGATCGCCCTCTGGTGCGCGCCGGCCGTAATCCAATGGATGGCAGGAGCCGGCAAGCCCGCAGCGATGATTCGTCGTCATCGGCTGCTTCGATACGCCGCGGCATCCGTTCTCGCGCTGCTCGGCATCGCAACGTGCGCGATGGCCGGCCGGCCGCATCGCGATCAAGGCGTCTACCACGACGCGCTGGTCCTGGGCAAAATACTTCCGAAGTCATCAATCGTCGGGCTCACCGACGACCTCGCCAACGACTGGCCGCTGCAAACGAACCTGGCTCGCTGGGACTTCATAGGAGCGGACCTCGCCGCCGCGCATCCCTACCTTCTCGCGACCGCCGCGGCTCCGCCGCCGACCGGTTTCGCGGAAGTGCCGACAGAGATGTCGCGCTATCGGCTCTTCAAGCGAGCAGTTGATCCAGGATCGATCGATTCGCTTCGGGAAACGGCAGCTCCGCCAATTCCGCGGCAGTAAGCCAGATAAAAGGCGCTCCCGGCGCACGATTCGGCCCTAGCGGCGCGCAGCGGAAGAAGTGTAATTCGACGCTTCCATGTGGATAATCGTGCCGCACGACCGGATAGGCTTCGCCGACCTGCACCGTGAGCCCCGTTTCCTCCAGGCATTCTCGCGCGGCGGCTTGTTCGATCGTCTCGCCAGCCGTCACTTTGCCGCCGGGGAATTCCCACAGCCCTGCCAGCGGCGCTCCCGCCGGCCGCCGGCCGACGAGAAACCGGCCGTCTTGCTCAACCACGGCGATCGCGATTTGCGTTCTTGTCACTCGCAAAAATGGCACGCAGAGCGTGACCTACCTCTTCTTCATCTCGTCGAGCAATCGCCCCGGCGAGCCCATGATGTTGTAGCCGCAATCGACGTGCAGAATCTCGCCGGTGATCCCGTCGGACATGTCGGAGAGCATGAAGGCGCCGGTCCGGCCAACCTCTTCGTGCGTGACGTTCCGGCCAAGCGGCGCGACCTTTTCGTAGAACGGGAGCATCTCGTCGACTCCCGCCCCGCGACCGGCGAGCGTGCGGACTGGCCCGGCGCTCACGGCGTTCACGCGCACTCCGCGCGGGCCGAGATCATAGGCCAGATAACGCACGGTCGCATCGAGGGCTGCCTTGCAAATCCCCATCACGTTGTAGCCCGGCACCGCCTTCTCGCCGCCGAAGTACGTCATCGTCAGCACGGCGCTTCGCGGTGACATGATTTCCTTAGCTGCATTTGCGACCGCGATCAGGCTGAACGCGCTGATCTCCATCGCCATCTTGAAGCCATCGCGGCTGGTCTCGACGGTGTCGCGCTTCATGTCGTCGAGCGAGGCAAAGGCGATCGCATGGAGCAGGAAATCGAGCTGACCAAATTCCTCCCTGGCCTTGGCGACGACTGCCCGAATATCTTCGTCCTTGGCAACATCCATCGGCAGCAGAAATCTTGCGCTCGGCTGCGGATCGGTAAGCATTGCCACGCGGCGGCGATTCCGCTGCCGCTCATCATCCGGCCGATCGGGCAAATGCGAAAAGCCGCAGAGCCCGCCGCCGGCCATGATCTCCTGGGCAATCGCCCAAGCGATTGAATGATCGTTGGCCACTCCAAGAATCAATCCCTTCTTCCCTTCGAACAGGCCCATCGCAATCTCCTCCTGCGAAACGAATTCCTGCGAACCGCGCGTCGCGGTTTACGCTCATAATGGTTGCGGTCCCTCGTCTTGATCCTCTGCGGGCGATAAGATAGATTGATCGCTTGTCGCCACGGCGACCAGCCGCCTCCTTAGCTCAATTGGCAGAGCATCTGACTCTTAATCAGAGGGTTGATGGTTCGAGTCCATCAGGGGGCATTTCCCAAGTCTCACGCCGGTAAGCGGTTACGCTTGCCCTCTTTTTAGCGTGCCGGGCGTTTTCTAGCAACTGTTACCTAAACTGTTACTTGCCCTGGATTGAACCGGTGTATGAAGGCGGACCGCCGGACAACTGGCGGTCGTCCGTCAGGGCGGCGTCGGCATGTGGCTTGCCCCGCCGCCGATTCCGCAAGGGCTGATCGGTTGAAGAGTCCGTTATGGCATTCGGTTCCGCCATTGCCATCGAACTATGCCACCGACGCTTCTGGCGCTGAGCCGTTGAACGCGTCGGTCGGGCGGACCGCCGCGTGTCCGTTCTGCGGGCGCAAGACAGTTCTGCGGGTCGAGGTGGGGCGAAAGTAAA encodes:
- a CDS encoding HEAT repeat domain-containing protein, which gives rise to MHLRSRCSFLIVAAVLAIPTVAKAGSSAWQTDVNKLSSKDATERAQAADDLAKLANSHDAESIVAALLAPLTTGDAPTRYETARLLAEFEKRAGAAVPALVGLLKSDQDDLVRAAAARSLGYIAEPAGDTVAALADAIVDKDARVRRSAVRALVHLHPDPKISWPLYVKVLEDADPGLAATAIATAAELGDKIVPRATAALAIPKARYWALLLLEEVGPAAKGAVPEIAKLLSDEQVEVRMHAALTLGAIGADARDAVPGLIKALDDKERAVRFTAAYALGKIGAKEATAALEKQMSGDGPQFLKAVCAWALVESNPDDQQLADTAIKLLGDSLASKELRVRRGASRTLGEFKAAPEKAAPLLIAAMADPDPQVVENVSQALAKYGARHVPEIAAALADKDRRECAVQTLGRIGPEAKAAVPQLTAAANDSVAGFRREALFALARIGPAAAASLPTVETRLNDETPEVQYAAIYALGKIGPADKSALPMLRKNLAGDDPFLKMASVWALLKIEGNDATLVKTALPILTGLLKDEHELRRIEAAHSLGEIGPAASPALPLLKELAESDTAAVRKAAAEAVNKISGAAK
- a CDS encoding BlaI/MecI/CopY family transcriptional regulator, producing MARPPAKELTERELEVMHVFWKLDETTAAEARDELARGGLDRAYTTVATLIRILLDKGFLAQLPGDRPFRYRPARSYEDVSRRLLGDLVDRVFSGSREQLLLRLLEQKKLTAKERAALETVLKENQR
- a CDS encoding M56 family metallopeptidase yields the protein MNALGTGLVWCGVQVSLLVLAGGVVYAVMRRRGPAVGSLAALALLVIAMGLPVLALSPWPSWWRLSGVSTTDAAADRSAVADDNPVAASGTASKESKPSDRGGGVSHNSAAASQSADDAATFARNLWTAFWDGLGNNARAHSSPAWRWPSMAAWILLAGMALGLARLALGLSAVGRCRKRTRPVTDAALTAILDETRTRLGCSRRIELREADEIGSPATVGWRSPLILLPPEWRDWTDAERRVVLAHEVAHVSRGDFAGWLVAQFSVALHFYNPLVHWLAGRLRIEQELAADAGGALAAGGSGTYLATLAGMALREDDQTKNRAAWAARPFLPARGTLLRRIEMLRDKRQPQQFTFSAPKRIALWSVLAVLGLFIAGLRGPGGPALAIAEAAPPGTADAQSIDLAYVPADAELVVAVRPGDLMKSDAGKLIAKAASSEPVQLEQALGMPLSELDYVKFIATEPLPGSGMPRIVVRALKSHDWNKYAATIVPDPVAVESTIADLAGKKFFKSGKAKELHSYGAGPNHSQTPCYFLPDDRTVIFAPEWDMPLIIAETIKPEPAPKWAKTWERTATGNLAVMLNVEKLRKQIEPDLKQGSGGPAAAIVAMIGPLWQDSERLFVGTDMSDKKLGLLALAECPSEEAASRVEKTSQALLTMALNGLDAARKIEPGGPADAVAIKNILVGAAEELLKQAQVTHEGSTVVLKSEGTGATLLAAASVALPAIQKARDAAGRVQSMNNLKQLALSMFVYMDQHQTFPASAIYSKDGKPLLSWRVSVLPYIEQDALYKQFHLDEPWDSPNNKPLIAQMPVVFKDPSDERREEGTTRYLVPVGKGTIFDGDKGTKIIDITDGTSNTILIVEVAPDKGVTWTKPDDMPFDAEKPLSGVGTIPPAGITATFADGSVRQLRPTIKPDTFRKLILRSDGEPIDQSEF
- a CDS encoding BlaI/MecI/CopY family transcriptional regulator; the protein is MAEPITPTERELDILKVLWDRGESTVREVYEELRPRLAIAQNTVQAFLRTMEEKGLVRHRLEGRTFIYHPVPRRQQTTQHLAGQLLQRAFDGAIDQLVQSVLALRKPTADELARLEELIVDAKAAKRKPVGKKES
- a CDS encoding M56 family metallopeptidase, with the protein product MNHVVHLLAPHLPLVLGATTLLMAIGCACLSVARTPAHRQRIGELTLAGVLGWLALAAIPLPRLLPDGLAWLGLQAATTDDNTAKRATTLSPPITWAGGTLPGEATGAQNSSAAPLNRRVESDLVAALGLGAMPTRAPAPAGRRGHESQRGMATQGSADGTRQSSIDAVLGSKGAKGYVGGAGVPNILSPDASRSVAVESNATNGNDLAPLRPAPERTVSRNRAPTRPWLEIATWIYLLAAAAAVFWLLLGYALLARERWMAESPPAWLYRLFQSAALWSKGRLPRLVISRRCSRPLSWGMLRPMIALPERICHRTNRDQLRTILLHELGHVRRGDARGNLLFEIAFPLFYFHPLYWWLRREVRMAAELVADDWAARQTGKETYVAQLVALARGTSPARLSLLIGTSAFSNPSQFYRRMQMLLAREKPLTTRPSFIWRLGSLAGLTIAVALSAALAGVNPAIGQQPDKRDQSATKPERSIDPLSAAKDEPPSAARDVAAREAPAIEAAAPKAEPAGTDHPTAPAPAKPTVEQKPDKPFQTTSELPRPTKMDSAYDAKRLVNERDALAQQIRALQSQLKELEKASGDGTFDRRQAKEALQRDGQNKAAENNNLPEAEIEAVISKDPQIQQAVAELAALTRELHEVERSVVHKTDPAAVRIRDQIAGVRQSIDEIKNADRQQATAAFQRDQARRAASFADGDSKSKLPETPSPAGGKTVRLTRVDENGRVYEESWSTDPDGKPTRIINKSEVSGEKTIAVARPGVVAHNGVIKEFVDGNGTTWLHLYELQPDGSAGRLIEAHQMAKSDRDAEPTEPAAVPPSAAASGEAPMPYPGHPAKRAWVSPPASSEVPSPALTEGGAANHAPPATSNRFARSGTPGYQSMPTSAAIGESAGPVVSTRPIDLVALATSYADAVGAEEVAKAKVDESGGSPSTRAGLNSAIRKEQLLRHIAEVAAKGAKQDYERGVKLHGAGAISIEEFAEMQSRVEILQQILNTGSDSGGLDKPSGAGAKP